From a region of the Mycobacterium sp. SMC-8 genome:
- a CDS encoding type II toxin-antitoxin system death-on-curing family toxin, producing MIIYLVSDDVALINRRFVGPHQLRDFGLLDAAVTRPQMSAYGSDAFPTIHEKAAALLHGLARSHPFVNGNKRTAWTATAMFYMLNGYNLNAEAGEIVWGSPEKVDAVSLLPG from the coding sequence GTGATCATCTACTTGGTCTCCGACGATGTAGCCCTGATCAACCGGCGCTTCGTCGGCCCGCACCAGCTCCGTGACTTCGGCCTGCTGGATGCAGCCGTCACGCGACCGCAGATGAGCGCCTACGGCAGCGATGCGTTCCCCACCATCCATGAGAAGGCGGCGGCGCTCCTTCATGGGCTGGCCCGCTCACACCCGTTCGTGAACGGCAACAAGCGAACGGCGTGGACGGCCACTGCGATGTTCTACATGCTGAACGGATACAACCTCAACGCCGAGGCTGGCGAGATTGTCTGGGGTTCCCCAGAAAAAGTGGACGCGGTTAGCTTGCTTCCAGGGTGA
- a CDS encoding transposase → MSGRRRSFTPEYRVEAAHRVIDGNRRVAEVARELDLHENQLHKWVADERRRMAAAVGGTVPEPGDSQQLSPDERAELIRLRAKVAEQSKDIAFLEKASAYFAGKHLK, encoded by the coding sequence ATGTCTGGTCGTCGGCGTTCGTTTACCCCGGAGTATCGGGTGGAGGCCGCGCATCGGGTGATCGATGGGAATCGGCGGGTTGCTGAGGTGGCCCGTGAGTTGGATTTGCATGAGAATCAGCTGCACAAGTGGGTGGCTGATGAGCGGCGGCGGATGGCCGCTGCGGTCGGCGGTACTGTGCCGGAGCCTGGTGACAGTCAGCAGCTTTCACCGGATGAGCGGGCGGAATTGATACGGCTACGGGCCAAGGTTGCCGAGCAGTCCAAGGACATCGCATTCCTGGAAAAAGCGTCGGCGTACTTTGCGGGCAAGCATCTAAAGTGA
- a CDS encoding tyrosine-type recombinase/integrase, translated as MAIQHQLRLHPGTDVAWVLSGPGCEKYALVNEYLGYLADRNYSPRTLRAYGYDLLAFCRWLDDVDVTLSAVTTETVLDFMRHCRQTPIAGRPANVVSMTGAAYDHYSSTTINHRLAALTGLYQFRELRDPRLRSPIPSGREARRVSAEERTGLLGHLVRPKRRSALRLREPRRLPRALNRHETAQLLSSLRTWRDRALAGLMLLSGLRSGELLTLNVTDVDIGARWVKVMGKGAKERRVPLDVEVAGLIQTYLLVERPESDSNLLFLVAKGPHRGQPLTAAGLRTIFRYHRAKTGVLAGHPHALRHTFGTAMAEAGVDLAVMQALLGHSHIDTTARYIHLAPIHVKAEYDAARTRLRSRP; from the coding sequence ATGGCGATTCAGCATCAGCTGCGTCTGCACCCAGGCACCGATGTCGCCTGGGTGTTGTCCGGTCCGGGCTGTGAGAAGTACGCGTTGGTCAACGAGTACCTGGGGTATTTGGCCGACCGGAATTATTCTCCCCGCACGCTGCGGGCCTACGGCTATGACCTGCTGGCATTCTGCCGTTGGCTCGACGACGTCGATGTCACATTGAGTGCGGTGACCACCGAGACGGTGCTGGACTTCATGCGGCACTGCCGGCAGACTCCGATCGCGGGGCGCCCCGCCAATGTGGTGTCGATGACCGGCGCGGCCTACGACCACTACTCGTCGACGACCATCAACCACCGCCTTGCCGCATTGACCGGCCTGTACCAGTTCCGCGAACTGCGTGACCCCAGGCTGCGGAGCCCGATCCCTAGTGGCCGCGAAGCCCGTCGGGTCAGCGCTGAGGAACGCACCGGCTTGCTTGGACATTTGGTCCGGCCCAAACGCCGATCGGCGCTGCGGCTGCGCGAACCGCGTCGGCTGCCGCGGGCCTTGAATCGTCACGAGACCGCTCAGCTGTTATCGAGCCTGCGGACGTGGCGTGACCGGGCACTGGCTGGGCTGATGTTGTTGTCCGGGCTTCGATCTGGAGAACTGCTGACCCTCAACGTGACCGATGTCGATATCGGTGCCCGCTGGGTGAAGGTGATGGGCAAAGGCGCCAAGGAGCGCCGCGTGCCTCTCGATGTGGAGGTCGCCGGGCTGATCCAAACCTATCTGCTCGTTGAAAGACCCGAATCGGACAGCAACCTCCTATTCCTGGTCGCGAAAGGCCCGCATCGGGGCCAACCCTTGACCGCGGCCGGTTTACGCACAATCTTCCGGTATCACCGAGCCAAGACCGGGGTGCTCGCGGGTCACCCGCATGCGTTACGACATACCTTCGGCACCGCGATGGCCGAGGCCGGGGTGGATCTGGCGGTGATGCAAGCTCTGCTCGGGCACTCCCACATCGACACCACAGCCCGCTACATCCATCTGGCACCCATCCACGTCAAGGCGGAATACGATGCTGCCCGAACACGATTACGTTCCCGCCCCTGA
- a CDS encoding IS3 family transposase, translating into MSRFELMAAECASHDVVRMAQLLGVSTSGYYKHRDRLRASEPTPAVQRRRDLEVKILTHHTNSNGTYGSPRITADLHEAGDQVSHNTVAKIMAELGIEGVSPRTFKTTTVVDPCASFPPDLVGRRFDQGRIDAVWSTDITYLSCGEGDMFLCAIRDEHSRRALGWAVDDHMRTELVTTAVDRAVFTRGGNANGVILHSDRGTQFTSHGMAEAAAEHGLRRSMGATGICLLTG; encoded by the coding sequence GTGAGCCGGTTCGAGCTCATGGCCGCGGAGTGCGCCTCCCACGATGTCGTCAGGATGGCCCAGCTGCTGGGTGTGTCCACCTCGGGCTACTACAAGCATCGCGACCGTCTCCGGGCCAGCGAGCCCACGCCGGCAGTCCAGCGTCGACGGGACCTGGAAGTCAAGATTCTGACCCATCACACGAACTCCAACGGCACCTACGGGTCGCCGCGGATCACCGCCGATCTGCATGAGGCCGGGGACCAGGTTTCGCACAACACGGTCGCCAAGATCATGGCGGAGTTGGGCATCGAGGGCGTCAGTCCGCGCACCTTCAAGACCACCACGGTCGTTGATCCGTGCGCGTCGTTCCCGCCGGATCTGGTGGGTCGCCGCTTTGACCAGGGCCGTATCGACGCGGTGTGGTCCACCGACATCACCTACCTGAGCTGCGGTGAAGGCGACATGTTTCTGTGTGCGATCCGCGACGAACATTCCCGCCGGGCACTGGGCTGGGCGGTCGATGATCACATGCGCACCGAGTTGGTGACCACGGCCGTGGATCGGGCAGTGTTCACCCGCGGCGGCAACGCCAACGGCGTCATACTGCATTCAGACCGCGGGACCCAATTCACCTCGCACGGCATGGCTGAGGCCGCCGCCGAGCATGGTTTGCGCCGTTCGATGGGTGCCACTGGGATCTGCCTGTTGACCGGCTAA
- a CDS encoding IS3-like element ISMysp3 family transposase (programmed frameshift): MPSKYDPETRAKAVRLVREHREDYPSEWAAITAVSKRLGMNAETLRNWIRQQQVDDGDRDGVSSEAAAEIRALKRRNAELEQTIEILKAATFFLRVGERPAQPPLTATVCEFIAAHRDRFGVAPICRVLTEHAVPIAPRTFHAWAVRAPSKRALWDATITEILAGYYEPDEHGRRRPESLYGSLKMWAHLQRQGIPVAKSTVERLMRKNGWQGVRRQKRVRTTIPDPEAVRPPDLVDRQFGVAAPNVLLVADFTYVKLVTGVFVYVAFVIDAYAGSIVGWEASASKHTRFVESALRQAAALRARQGHPVDGAIHHSDAGSQYTSVRFGETLSLSGIRPSVGSVGDAFDNALAETTIGLYKNECVRADSPFRRGPLNTVGDVEYITADYVAWYNQQRLMHRLGRIPPAEAEARYYSQLVTGRPAGSQKPEGA, encoded by the exons ATGCCGAGCAAGTACGACCCGGAGACCCGAGCGAAGGCGGTCCGTCTGGTGCGCGAGCACCGGGAGGACTATCCGAGCGAGTGGGCGGCGATTACCGCGGTGTCCAAACGGTTGGGGATGAACGCCGAGACGCTGCGTAATTGGATTCGCCAGCAACAGGTCGATGACGGTGATCGAGACGGGGTCTCTTCGGAGGCGGCTGCGGAGATCCGGGCGTTGAAACGGCGTAACGCCGAGCTGGAGCAGACTATCGAAATCCTCAAGGCGGCAACGT TCTTTCTTCGTGTGGGAGAGCGACCCGCGCAGCCGCCGCTGACCGCTACGGTCTGCGAGTTCATCGCCGCCCACCGGGACCGTTTCGGGGTCGCTCCGATCTGCCGCGTGCTCACCGAGCACGCCGTGCCGATCGCCCCGCGGACATTTCATGCCTGGGCGGTGCGGGCGCCCTCGAAACGGGCCCTGTGGGACGCCACGATCACCGAGATCCTAGCCGGCTACTACGAGCCTGATGAGCACGGACGCCGCAGGCCCGAGTCGCTGTACGGGTCGCTGAAGATGTGGGCCCATCTGCAGCGTCAGGGCATCCCGGTGGCCAAGTCCACCGTGGAACGCCTGATGCGCAAGAACGGCTGGCAAGGCGTGCGCCGCCAGAAGAGGGTCCGCACCACGATCCCCGACCCGGAGGCGGTGCGACCGCCGGACCTGGTGGACCGCCAGTTCGGGGTGGCCGCACCCAACGTGCTGCTCGTGGCCGACTTCACCTACGTCAAGCTCGTCACCGGCGTGTTCGTCTACGTCGCGTTCGTCATCGACGCCTACGCCGGGTCGATCGTGGGCTGGGAAGCCTCGGCGTCCAAGCACACCCGCTTCGTCGAATCCGCGCTGCGTCAGGCCGCTGCACTGCGTGCCCGCCAAGGCCATCCCGTCGACGGCGCAATCCATCACAGCGACGCCGGCTCGCAGTACACGAGTGTGAGATTCGGTGAGACACTGAGCCTTTCGGGAATTCGCCCGTCCGTGGGCAGTGTTGGGGATGCCTTCGACAACGCGCTGGCTGAGACGACCATCGGCCTGTACAAGAACGAATGTGTCCGGGCGGATTCCCCGTTTCGCCGCGGCCCACTGAACACCGTGGGCGACGTCGAATACATCACCGCCGACTACGTCGCCTGGTACAACCAGCAGCGCCTGATGCACCGCCTCGGACGCATTCCGCCGGCCGAAGCCGAAGCCCGCTACTATTCCCAACTCGTGACCGGTAGACCGGCCGGATCACAGAAACCTGAGGGTGCATGA
- a CDS encoding site-specific integrase — MLPEHDYVPAPETPAQIYAAYLVHLQRRDRGNTAYAQAARSFLRRWPRVQTWADIPLQQQLAANCSTRPFITFLMVSRRLQPGYDYLVHRKLCSLWHELTDSCLQPDLDQFLRAAAELGFSQRVASAIGSQIIARLLIQTARPLADLREHDLQELLHACDSRQERTGRGARHYRSTTHSARQILFHLGILDDQAPPAVTPLTLEERMADVPAALRPEFVAYLNRKYATCVPKTVSSLATRLAHFGRYLAATDPSLTSLNQLDRRRHIEPFITSLTTATNSVTGEPITIADRIRRIHAVGNFLAEITEWGWDDAPPRRLIFRTDMPRPPRCLPRYLPVDADRTLTAALAKSPYRLAADALLVQRACGLRIGELLDLELDCIHEIPGQGSWLKVPLGKLNSERMIPVDDEVLTLVDRITTTRSCGRPMIHPRTGAPADFLFTHHGKRLSQNAIREELNRAAQAAGLGHITPHQLRHTYATALINAGVSLQALMALLGHVSSQMSLRYAHLFDHTVRTEYERALDLAKSHIGALPTTTAVGLPLTDITGTGWKDTPAIKSRLAGGYCLRAPAQGSCPYANICEHCPSFHTDATHLAVLAAQRIDAHDLAVDAEKRGWINEADRHRKLVSRLDALITAAASA; from the coding sequence ATGCTGCCCGAACACGATTACGTTCCCGCCCCTGAAACACCGGCGCAGATCTACGCTGCCTACCTGGTTCACCTACAACGCCGGGACCGCGGCAACACCGCTTATGCCCAAGCCGCCCGATCGTTTCTACGGCGCTGGCCCCGAGTCCAGACCTGGGCCGACATCCCACTGCAGCAGCAGTTGGCGGCGAACTGTTCGACGCGGCCGTTTATCACGTTCCTGATGGTCAGCCGACGGCTGCAACCGGGTTACGACTACCTCGTGCACCGCAAACTCTGCAGCCTCTGGCACGAGCTGACCGACAGCTGCCTGCAACCCGACCTCGATCAGTTCCTGCGCGCAGCAGCCGAATTGGGTTTCAGTCAGCGGGTCGCTTCGGCGATCGGCTCGCAGATCATCGCCCGCCTGCTGATCCAGACCGCCCGCCCCCTGGCCGATCTGCGGGAACATGATCTGCAAGAGTTGCTGCACGCTTGCGATAGCCGACAGGAACGCACCGGCCGCGGTGCCAGGCACTATCGCAGCACCACCCACAGTGCCCGCCAGATCCTGTTCCACCTCGGCATCCTCGACGACCAAGCACCTCCGGCGGTCACCCCGTTGACCCTCGAGGAGCGCATGGCCGACGTCCCGGCGGCGCTGCGGCCGGAGTTCGTGGCCTATCTGAACCGCAAATACGCCACCTGCGTGCCCAAAACGGTCAGCTCCCTGGCCACCCGATTGGCACATTTCGGCCGCTACCTCGCCGCCACCGACCCCAGCCTGACCTCGCTGAACCAACTGGACCGCCGCCGGCACATCGAGCCGTTCATCACCTCGCTGACCACCGCCACCAACAGCGTCACCGGTGAGCCGATCACCATCGCCGACCGGATCCGACGCATCCACGCGGTGGGCAACTTCCTGGCCGAAATCACCGAATGGGGATGGGACGACGCCCCACCGCGGCGCCTGATCTTCCGCACCGACATGCCGCGCCCACCCCGCTGTCTGCCCCGATATCTACCGGTCGATGCAGACCGCACACTCACTGCCGCCCTGGCGAAATCACCTTACCGACTCGCCGCTGACGCCCTGCTGGTGCAGCGGGCCTGCGGACTGCGCATCGGTGAACTGCTCGACCTCGAACTCGACTGCATCCACGAGATCCCGGGCCAGGGATCGTGGCTCAAAGTTCCCCTCGGCAAGCTCAACTCCGAACGCATGATCCCCGTCGACGACGAGGTCCTCACCCTCGTGGACCGCATCACCACAACCCGCTCCTGCGGGCGACCGATGATCCATCCCCGCACCGGCGCCCCCGCCGACTTCCTGTTCACTCACCACGGGAAAAGACTGTCCCAGAACGCAATACGCGAAGAACTGAACCGGGCAGCCCAAGCTGCTGGCCTAGGACACATCACACCGCATCAACTGCGACACACCTATGCCACTGCACTGATCAACGCTGGAGTATCGCTGCAGGCCCTCATGGCACTGCTGGGCCACGTCTCCTCCCAGATGAGTCTGCGATATGCCCACCTCTTCGACCACACCGTACGCACCGAATACGAACGCGCCTTGGACCTGGCCAAAAGTCATATCGGAGCGCTGCCCACCACCACCGCAGTCGGGTTGCCGCTGACCGATATCACCGGCACCGGCTGGAAAGACACCCCGGCCATCAAATCCCGCCTGGCCGGCGGATACTGCCTACGCGCACCCGCGCAAGGGTCCTGCCCGTATGCCAACATCTGCGAACACTGTCCCAGCTTCCACACCGACGCCACCCACCTCGCTGTCCTTGCCGCCCAACGCATCGACGCCCACGATCTGGCCGTAGACGCAGAAAAACGGGGATGGATCAACGAAGCCGACCGCCACCGCAAGCTCGTCTCCCGACTCGACGCGCTCATCACCGCAGCGGCATCCGCATGA
- a CDS encoding TetR-like C-terminal domain-containing protein: MTQLRSYSETIIAVPDTGSLRGDLTELTLSFAAYVNEPVGRRIARMMVVDTKTQAADYDTRARFWHLRVEAIEIIFRRATERGELRDDVRPTIVLQLLTSPLHTYALYSDRLVDPGYCRVIADLVTRAIER, encoded by the coding sequence GTGACCCAACTCAGGTCCTACAGCGAAACCATCATCGCGGTGCCCGACACCGGATCGCTACGCGGCGACCTCACCGAGCTGACTCTGTCCTTCGCCGCCTATGTCAATGAGCCCGTGGGACGACGGATCGCCCGCATGATGGTGGTCGACACAAAAACTCAGGCCGCCGATTACGACACCCGAGCGCGGTTCTGGCACCTGCGGGTCGAGGCGATCGAGATCATCTTCCGGCGGGCCACCGAACGCGGTGAGCTCCGCGACGACGTCAGACCGACCATCGTGCTCCAGTTGCTGACGTCGCCGCTGCACACCTACGCCCTCTACAGCGACAGGCTTGTCGATCCCGGCTACTGCCGGGTGATCGCCGATCTGGTCACCCGCGCCATCGAGCGGTGA